In Sporosarcina psychrophila, a genomic segment contains:
- a CDS encoding L-cystine transporter encodes MHRKKVSFSKRVFTGLGLGIAYGLILHFAYGTDSTVLQESMPWFNLIGTGYVKLLQMIVMPLVFISILGAFTKITIGKNFGKMAGLILGLLIGTTAIAAVIGISVTLLFGLDAKEIVQGEAELARGVSIEERSEGVADRPLPDQLIDLLPANPFLDFTGARPTSTIGVVIFAAFLGFAYLTLTRRDEKNAATVKKGIDAIYSLIMGVVKIVLRLTPYGILAIIATTVATSDFAAIYSLGKFVLASYVAILIMFGIHLIIITLSGLNPITYVKKAGEVLIFAFSSRSSAGALPLNIDTQTNRLGVPDGIANFAGSFGLSIGQNGCAGIYPAMLAVMIAPSVGQNPLEPTFLVTLIAIVAISSFGVAGVGGGATFAAILVLSALDLPIVLAGLLISVEPLIDMGRTALNVSGSMTAGVTTARVTGELDKDMYNAPLDKQTAEV; translated from the coding sequence ATGCATCGCAAAAAGGTTTCGTTTTCAAAACGTGTTTTCACCGGGCTGGGTCTCGGAATCGCATACGGACTTATTTTACACTTCGCATACGGTACAGATTCAACAGTATTGCAGGAGTCTATGCCGTGGTTTAACTTGATAGGAACAGGTTATGTTAAATTACTTCAGATGATTGTTATGCCACTCGTTTTCATTTCAATTCTTGGGGCATTCACGAAAATAACAATCGGCAAGAATTTTGGTAAGATGGCGGGATTGATATTAGGACTTCTTATTGGAACAACTGCAATCGCCGCGGTTATCGGGATTTCTGTTACACTTCTTTTCGGCCTTGATGCGAAGGAAATAGTGCAGGGGGAAGCTGAGCTTGCACGCGGTGTTTCTATTGAAGAACGATCGGAAGGAGTCGCGGACCGTCCGTTGCCTGATCAGTTAATAGACTTATTGCCTGCGAATCCGTTTCTTGACTTCACAGGTGCACGACCAACTTCAACAATTGGGGTTGTCATCTTTGCGGCATTCCTTGGATTTGCGTATTTGACACTTACAAGAAGAGATGAAAAAAATGCAGCTACAGTGAAAAAGGGAATCGATGCAATCTATTCTCTGATCATGGGTGTTGTAAAGATTGTCTTGCGCTTGACTCCGTACGGTATTTTAGCGATTATTGCAACCACCGTAGCGACGTCTGACTTTGCGGCTATCTATAGTCTAGGCAAGTTTGTACTTGCTTCGTATGTAGCGATTTTAATCATGTTCGGCATTCACTTAATCATTATTACGCTATCGGGATTAAACCCAATCACTTACGTGAAAAAAGCAGGGGAAGTATTGATATTTGCCTTCTCCTCAAGATCGAGTGCAGGGGCGCTTCCACTAAACATTGATACACAGACGAATCGTCTCGGCGTGCCTGATGGTATTGCCAACTTTGCCGGATCATTCGGCCTGTCAATCGGTCAAAATGGTTGTGCTGGAATCTACCCTGCGATGCTTGCAGTGATGATTGCACCTTCAGTAGGACAGAACCCACTTGAACCAACATTCCTTGTTACATTGATCGCTATCGTGGCAATCAGCTCATTCGGAGTTGCTGGAGTTGGTGGCGGAGCAACATTCGCTGCGATTCTTGTTCTATCAGCACTGGACCTGCCGATTGTATTAGCAGGACTGCTGATTTCAGTAGAACCGCTCATCGACATGGGCCGTACAGCATTAAACGTCAGTGGATCCATGACGGCGGGTGTTACGACTGCACGTGTAACGGGTGAATTGGATAAAGACATGTACAACGCTCCGCTTGATAAGCAGACGGCTGAAGTATAA
- a CDS encoding helix-turn-helix domain-containing protein gives METLGERIRKLRKQRKLTLEALAGDELTKGMLSLIENNKANPSMESLSYIAERLGVEVVELLEEVSTYELRALLEKAEILYNTEFDVRTDEYTQLITLVEPYVPKLTQGYESARLLEIYSRCIYYEKKSGWQVFSDRAATMYDLMNIIPRRASIGIFRAFVKFTEHNYAQSLSTLLHERSEIEARNAFIDPMTRLDLDYMEAVLLFAVGDSESAIRVMKSGIEFSRQERVFYRIDHLYRLATAHAIMEEDEDQYAYYLKKLTQYGDFTEDKEAIFFTKFAEVHYLNSFKKSYKEAQEQWDQFLDKGKYSNDYSPFINLEKGKSFFGLNEFEHALVALEKVKIADYTHHPFDLSIFYEKDAYKALCYMELGNLIEARRLAGLAMQNISVMPRTPYKDFILETYELLTK, from the coding sequence ATCGAAACGTTAGGTGAGCGAATACGCAAATTACGAAAACAACGGAAATTGACGTTGGAGGCTTTAGCGGGTGATGAGCTAACAAAAGGCATGCTCAGTCTCATCGAGAATAACAAGGCGAATCCTTCGATGGAAAGCCTGTCTTATATAGCAGAAAGACTCGGTGTAGAAGTGGTGGAGTTATTGGAAGAAGTAAGCACATATGAACTAAGAGCACTGCTTGAGAAAGCGGAGATTCTATATAATACCGAATTTGATGTACGGACTGATGAATACACTCAGCTCATCACGCTAGTTGAGCCCTATGTCCCAAAATTGACACAAGGTTATGAATCAGCGCGCCTATTGGAAATATATAGTCGCTGTATTTATTATGAAAAAAAGAGTGGATGGCAAGTATTTTCCGATCGAGCTGCAACAATGTATGATCTGATGAACATTATTCCGAGGCGCGCAAGCATAGGAATATTCCGGGCATTTGTCAAATTTACCGAGCATAACTATGCACAATCACTAAGTACTTTGCTCCACGAACGTTCCGAAATCGAAGCTCGAAATGCATTTATCGATCCGATGACACGGCTTGACCTCGATTATATGGAAGCTGTTCTCCTTTTTGCAGTAGGAGATTCCGAGTCTGCCATACGAGTCATGAAAAGCGGTATTGAATTCTCAAGGCAGGAGCGGGTGTTTTATCGTATCGACCACTTATATAGGCTAGCAACCGCTCATGCAATTATGGAGGAAGATGAAGATCAATACGCTTATTATTTAAAGAAATTAACCCAATACGGGGATTTCACGGAAGATAAAGAAGCAATATTTTTCACGAAGTTTGCGGAAGTCCATTATTTAAATTCTTTCAAAAAGTCCTACAAGGAAGCGCAAGAACAATGGGATCAGTTCTTAGATAAAGGTAAGTATTCTAATGACTACAGTCCCTTTATTAATCTAGAAAAAGGAAAATCCTTTTTCGGATTAAATGAATTTGAACATGCACTCGTGGCCCTCGAAAAAGTGAAGATTGCAGACTATACCCATCATCCATTCGACTTGTCGATTTTTTATGAAAAGGATGCATATAAAGCACTTTGCTACATGGAATTGGGCAATCTTATTGAAGCGAGACGCCTTGCAGGGCTCGCCATGCAGAACATTTCAGTGATGCCCCGTACGCCTTATAAAGATTTCATTTTGGAGACATATGAATTGTTAACAAAATAA
- a CDS encoding MFS transporter — translation MREVLKLKKATYHLWTFTISKLISSFGAQVYAFAISFYILQLTGSATSFATNLICNLLPRALVAPFAGYAADRYSRKTIIITAQVASTLAIGGLLIVSLTSGLSLIAIYTTTVVLSITSTFSGVTFSSSITGLVDEGRIQKAMSLNQMSISFAAIGSPAVGGLLYGTVSMPVFLVMYMTASIIGVFLESTMNFKLFAKRKEPVDGEPKESMMQSMKAGLAYLKLQPILMTLIWIALFINFLFGAFQVGYSFILIEKMKMVSTHFGLTEGAFAVGMLLLSIYLTMRKEVKYPLLVSKRGILGMGAVMGSVAIPLLIPMHYNFMFGFYAFVMFSFGATIIIVNTPMQVMMQKMIDDDYKGRVFSILETMSMALMPLGVVIYGFLYDIFPAQWILIVSSLILIGVILVLARPSVMIKAHPELGNSNVKESEVISE, via the coding sequence ATGCGAGAGGTTTTAAAGCTTAAAAAAGCCACTTATCATCTGTGGACGTTCACAATCAGTAAGCTCATTTCTTCGTTCGGGGCACAGGTATATGCATTCGCTATTAGTTTTTACATTTTACAACTAACTGGATCTGCAACAAGTTTTGCGACGAACCTTATTTGCAACCTTTTACCACGGGCACTCGTTGCTCCTTTTGCAGGCTATGCGGCTGATCGGTATTCAAGAAAGACAATCATTATTACCGCTCAAGTTGCTTCAACTCTTGCAATCGGGGGGCTCTTGATTGTAAGTCTGACTTCTGGATTGTCTTTAATTGCAATCTATACGACAACTGTTGTTTTATCAATCACATCAACATTTTCGGGCGTAACGTTCAGCTCTTCTATTACTGGACTTGTTGATGAAGGACGAATTCAAAAAGCTATGTCTCTGAACCAAATGTCCATTTCATTTGCGGCAATCGGAAGCCCGGCGGTAGGTGGTTTATTGTATGGAACAGTCTCGATGCCGGTATTTCTCGTAATGTATATGACTGCTTCGATTATTGGAGTATTTCTAGAATCAACGATGAATTTCAAGTTATTTGCGAAACGTAAAGAACCAGTCGATGGGGAACCGAAGGAATCGATGATGCAAAGTATGAAGGCTGGATTAGCCTATTTAAAATTACAACCAATTCTGATGACATTGATTTGGATTGCTTTATTCATCAACTTTCTATTTGGTGCATTCCAAGTCGGTTATTCCTTCATTCTTATTGAAAAGATGAAGATGGTATCGACACATTTTGGATTGACGGAAGGTGCATTTGCGGTGGGGATGCTACTATTGTCAATCTATCTGACGATGCGCAAAGAAGTGAAGTATCCGTTGCTTGTCTCAAAACGAGGCATTCTCGGAATGGGTGCCGTAATGGGAAGCGTAGCAATCCCTCTTTTAATACCTATGCACTATAATTTTATGTTTGGGTTTTATGCATTCGTCATGTTTAGCTTCGGAGCAACAATAATTATAGTAAATACGCCCATGCAAGTAATGATGCAGAAAATGATTGACGATGATTATAAAGGGCGCGTATTTTCAATCCTGGAAACAATGTCGATGGCCCTTATGCCCCTTGGAGTAGTTATCTACGGGTTCTTATATGATATATTCCCGGCACAATGGATTCTCATTGTTTCGAGTCTAATACTAATTGGGGTTATTCTCGTGTTGGCACGGCCATCAGTCATGATTAAAGCTCATCCGGAACTCGGAAATTCAAATGTGAAGGAATCAGAGGTTATTTCAGAATAA
- a CDS encoding MFS transporter, with amino-acid sequence MKKAILLLMSVQFFVYLGFGIIIPILPEVILQQGLSEVHVGGLLTVYALASFFTAPLWGALSDRTGRKKLILIGLIGFSLSFFLFALFIENLPLLYASRVVGGIFSGALYTAVTGFVADMTDEENRNKYMGLLGMSIGLGFIFGPAIGGVLGNVSLQLPFIASGTLTVLLMIYAGIILKEPERRGEANKRALLPKGGAMLWQYRIRYLFLFSFMVTFLLAGLESTFQLFQISKIEITPLQLGYLFMASGFVDAAIQGGVVRRVKNGTETKWIIGAQIVTALGLFLIPFTSSLFWAGFALSVFTAGNALARTVLVSLTTKESGGKYGTAAGMTYSMDNMGRIIGPLLFTWIFTQEAGNMYFISTVLAVLSIGLIFAFRKSAKSLRNLEATLNN; translated from the coding sequence ATGAAAAAAGCAATCCTTCTACTTATGTCCGTACAATTTTTTGTTTATCTTGGGTTTGGTATTATAATTCCAATTCTTCCTGAAGTTATCTTGCAGCAAGGATTATCTGAAGTACATGTTGGCGGATTACTGACCGTTTATGCACTAGCATCTTTCTTTACCGCGCCGCTATGGGGGGCTTTGTCAGACAGAACCGGAAGAAAAAAGCTCATTTTAATAGGACTAATTGGCTTCAGTCTTAGTTTCTTCCTATTTGCTTTGTTCATCGAGAACTTGCCGCTATTGTACGCGTCACGCGTTGTGGGAGGGATATTCTCTGGTGCACTTTACACCGCTGTTACTGGATTCGTTGCAGATATGACGGATGAAGAAAACCGTAATAAATATATGGGACTGCTTGGTATGTCAATTGGACTTGGTTTTATTTTCGGACCAGCAATCGGAGGTGTACTTGGTAATGTCAGTCTTCAATTACCATTCATTGCTTCAGGTACCTTGACAGTGCTCCTTATGATTTATGCAGGAATTATATTGAAGGAACCGGAACGACGTGGAGAGGCGAATAAACGTGCTCTCCTCCCAAAAGGTGGAGCTATGCTTTGGCAATATCGTATCCGTTATCTATTTCTATTCTCGTTCATGGTGACATTCCTTCTCGCCGGGCTTGAATCTACGTTCCAGCTGTTCCAAATCTCCAAAATTGAAATCACACCACTTCAGCTTGGTTACTTGTTTATGGCTAGTGGTTTCGTCGACGCGGCAATTCAAGGCGGCGTCGTTCGCCGTGTGAAAAACGGAACGGAAACGAAATGGATTATTGGGGCGCAGATCGTTACCGCACTTGGCCTGTTCCTTATTCCGTTTACATCAAGCCTTTTCTGGGCCGGTTTTGCGCTGAGTGTCTTCACTGCGGGGAACGCACTTGCCCGTACGGTACTCGTTTCATTAACAACAAAAGAGTCTGGCGGAAAATACGGAACGGCTGCTGGGATGACATATTCCATGGACAATATGGGGCGCATCATCGGTCCGCTGTTATTCACATGGATTTTCACGCAAGAAGCCGGCAATATGTACTTCATTTCCACAGTTCTTGCAGTTCTATCTATCGGGCTAATCTTCGCCTTTAGGAAGTCTGCTAAATCGTTGCGGAATTTGGAAGCAACGCTGAATAACTAA
- a CDS encoding Lmo0850 family protein, protein MAKEVDLKTIISNLAKLGVSATMTKSRLEMLKALAPLAQAPQIQSQ, encoded by the coding sequence ATGGCTAAAGAAGTTGATTTGAAAACAATCATCTCCAACTTGGCGAAGTTGGGTGTTTCGGCTACGATGACGAAATCCCGTCTGGAAATGCTGAAAGCCCTCGCGCCACTTGCACAAGCCCCACAAATTCAATCTCAATAA
- a CDS encoding FtsW/RodA/SpoVE family cell cycle protein, whose amino-acid sequence MKIPNKPADRFDWTLAFILLLFFLVSLFAIASAQTTGQYTINFVPSQIQWYFIGCVIIAITMFLEPDQYKKAAWIIYGGGVFILALLIILPDSMELVAKRNGAKSWFHLPGVGSIQPAEFMKTFFIIGMARMITTHHEKFVKKTLKTDFFLLGKIIAVLFLPLLFIMMQTDLGTGLVFIAITAAFVVVAGITWRIILPVFVGTATIGATLLWMTLYAQDFLQNKLGLRPYMFERIYSWLDPYSYSSNEGRHLITSLNAIGSGEVFGKGYKGREVYVAESHTDFIFTTIGEDWGFIGASLVICLYFFLIYHLTKITLELKDPFSTYICAGIIAMITFHVFENIGMTIQLLPITGIPLPFISYGGSSLMGNMLAIGLVFSMKYHHRTYMFSSDDDE is encoded by the coding sequence ATGAAAATACCTAATAAACCGGCAGATCGTTTTGACTGGACACTTGCATTTATCCTGCTGTTATTTTTCCTTGTCAGCTTGTTCGCGATCGCTTCGGCTCAGACGACTGGCCAATACACCATAAACTTCGTACCCTCGCAAATTCAATGGTACTTCATCGGATGTGTCATTATCGCGATTACGATGTTTTTAGAACCGGATCAATATAAGAAAGCTGCCTGGATTATTTACGGCGGCGGTGTATTTATTTTAGCCCTGCTAATTATTCTTCCGGATAGCATGGAGCTTGTGGCAAAAAGAAATGGTGCAAAAAGCTGGTTTCACCTCCCTGGGGTAGGAAGCATCCAACCCGCTGAGTTCATGAAGACATTTTTCATCATCGGCATGGCGCGCATGATTACGACGCATCACGAAAAGTTCGTTAAGAAAACATTGAAGACCGACTTTTTTTTACTCGGGAAAATAATTGCTGTTCTATTCTTGCCGTTGCTTTTCATCATGATGCAGACCGATCTTGGAACTGGACTTGTCTTCATAGCGATTACGGCAGCGTTCGTCGTTGTAGCAGGAATTACGTGGCGAATAATTTTGCCAGTATTTGTCGGGACCGCGACGATTGGAGCGACTTTGCTGTGGATGACACTCTATGCACAGGACTTCCTTCAAAACAAACTTGGTTTAAGACCATATATGTTTGAACGTATCTATTCATGGCTCGATCCTTATTCCTATTCTTCGAATGAAGGGCGTCACCTTATTACGTCACTCAATGCGATTGGCTCGGGTGAAGTTTTCGGAAAAGGTTATAAAGGCCGCGAAGTGTACGTCGCAGAAAGCCACACCGATTTCATCTTCACAACGATTGGGGAAGATTGGGGATTCATCGGCGCTAGCTTAGTTATTTGCTTGTACTTTTTCCTCATTTATCACTTGACGAAAATTACGCTTGAATTGAAAGATCCATTTAGTACGTATATATGCGCAGGTATTATTGCAATGATTACGTTCCATGTCTTTGAAAACATCGGGATGACGATTCAGCTACTCCCGATTACTGGCATCCCGCTGCCATTCATCAGTTATGGCGGTAGTTCACTTATGGGGAATATGCTCGCAATTGGATTAGTATTCAGTATGAAGTACCATCATAGGACGTACATGTTTAGTTCGGATGATGACGAATAA
- a CDS encoding FtsW/RodA/SpoVE family cell cycle protein, whose amino-acid sequence MKQKNKPADRFDWTLAFILLLFCIISIFTIASAQTSGQYSINFVPLQIRWYIVGAFIIAMAMYLEPEQYKQMAWYLYGLGVFLLVFLFFAPGGDGQIAEMRLGAKRWLHLPAIGTIQPSEFIKTFFILGMARMVSSHNENFVERTIKTDFLLLGKIMVVLLLPLAFIVKQPDLGTSLVFMAITVAVIVVAGISWRILLPLFAGTAAIGGGLLWMALYAQDFMEDTLGFSRYQFKRVYSWLDPYSYPSDEGYNLLTSMTAIGSGGINGKGFQSREVYIPENHTDFIFSVIGEEYGFIGASLVITLFFILIYHLTRVALELKDPFSVYVCTGIIAMITFHVFENIGMTIQLLPITGIPLPFISYGGSSLMSNMLAIGLVFSMKFHHRTYLFDSDDED is encoded by the coding sequence ATGAAACAAAAAAACAAGCCTGCAGATCGTTTCGACTGGACACTAGCCTTTATTTTATTGCTATTTTGCATTATAAGCATATTTACAATTGCTTCCGCTCAAACATCCGGGCAGTATTCAATAAACTTCGTGCCATTACAAATCAGATGGTATATCGTAGGCGCATTCATCATTGCTATGGCTATGTATCTGGAACCTGAACAATATAAACAGATGGCATGGTACTTATACGGACTCGGAGTTTTTCTTCTCGTCTTCCTCTTTTTCGCCCCAGGAGGAGATGGACAAATTGCTGAAATGCGACTTGGCGCAAAAAGATGGCTTCATCTTCCGGCTATCGGAACAATTCAACCTTCTGAATTCATAAAAACATTTTTCATCCTAGGCATGGCGCGCATGGTGAGTTCTCATAATGAAAACTTTGTGGAAAGAACAATAAAAACGGATTTTCTTCTCCTTGGAAAGATTATGGTTGTTCTTCTCCTACCGCTCGCATTCATTGTGAAACAGCCTGACCTCGGAACTTCTTTAGTATTCATGGCAATTACGGTCGCCGTCATTGTCGTTGCAGGAATTTCATGGAGAATTCTATTACCACTTTTCGCAGGAACAGCCGCAATTGGTGGGGGATTATTATGGATGGCCCTCTATGCGCAAGATTTCATGGAAGACACACTCGGTTTTTCCCGCTACCAGTTTAAAAGAGTTTATTCGTGGCTCGATCCATATTCTTACCCTTCTGATGAGGGTTATAACCTACTAACCTCCATGACAGCTATCGGCTCAGGTGGTATTAACGGCAAAGGTTTTCAAAGTCGCGAAGTATACATTCCAGAAAATCATACCGATTTCATATTCAGTGTTATCGGAGAAGAATACGGCTTCATAGGCGCTAGTCTCGTGATTACATTGTTTTTCATCCTTATTTATCATTTGACGCGTGTTGCACTTGAACTAAAAGATCCATTTAGCGTGTATGTCTGTACAGGTATTATCGCCATGATTACGTTCCATGTCTTTGAAAACATAGGCATGACAATCCAGTTACTTCCGATTACCGGAATCCCCCTACCATTCATCAGTTACGGCGGGAGTTCGCTAATGAGTAATATGCTCGCAATCGGTTTAGTCTTCAGTATGAAATTCCATCATCGAACGTATTTGTTCGACTCTGATGATGAAGATTGA
- a CDS encoding DMT family transporter: MAWIYLLIAGMTEIIWAIGLKEAQGFTVLLPSIVTLVFIIVSFFLFAKAMEKIPIGTAYAIFTGIGAAGTAIVGIILFNEGAGIGKLFFLVLLLVGIVGLKLADGQGETK, from the coding sequence GTGGCATGGATTTATTTACTGATCGCAGGCATGACTGAAATCATTTGGGCAATTGGATTAAAAGAAGCGCAGGGCTTTACAGTCCTTCTCCCTTCAATAGTAACGCTGGTTTTCATCATAGTTAGCTTTTTCCTGTTCGCGAAAGCAATGGAGAAAATACCCATTGGTACTGCGTATGCCATTTTTACAGGAATCGGTGCGGCTGGAACAGCAATTGTCGGTATTATCCTATTCAATGAAGGAGCAGGTATTGGTAAACTGTTTTTTCTAGTACTTCTGCTTGTTGGTATCGTCGGACTTAAACTTGCTGATGGACAGGGGGAGACTAAATAG
- a CDS encoding DMT family transporter gives MSWIILIIAGLFEVAFVIMMKLSEGFRNKKYTVLTVLTAALSFFLLSVAIKDLPVGTGYAVWAGIGAAGSVLIGMVFFREKRSALKFLFLSFIIAGVTGLKLFG, from the coding sequence GTGTCTTGGATAATCTTAATTATTGCGGGGCTATTCGAAGTGGCGTTCGTTATTATGATGAAATTATCGGAAGGATTCCGAAATAAAAAATATACAGTATTGACTGTTCTAACAGCAGCACTCAGTTTCTTTTTATTATCAGTTGCTATAAAAGATTTACCCGTTGGAACAGGGTATGCCGTTTGGGCGGGAATAGGTGCAGCAGGTAGTGTTCTAATTGGCATGGTTTTTTTTCGTGAAAAGCGAAGTGCGCTAAAGTTCCTGTTTTTATCCTTCATCATTGCAGGTGTTACGGGACTTAAGTTGTTTGGTTGA